From one Passer domesticus isolate bPasDom1 unplaced genomic scaffold, bPasDom1.hap1 HAP1_SCAFFOLD_149, whole genome shotgun sequence genomic stretch:
- the LOC135291926 gene encoding uncharacterized protein LOC135291926: MLQSSWRRLLHKPLSGRPREQPFPVHAHAHATDSSAQEGRKGLCMAYSSKGFTVSSTPEGPETKDQTMWSAGLQCGAMSPTLAFILALLFTPSGLKADMKIDKDAVRRIREREEFLHREMTRLLREVDDNNSIMESLLLSVRQLLWLPWLTIAGQKGNPAIEKNEAERMQERKEYLQQEMTRLLQEIDGNNSIMESFFLCLWQLLWLPLLPLAFWLVTRWKCGSARHSTQEESISKMNIVRVKFSSKEKVSEHEKDKGADRGGSILAVPSPFTNGQIQDKAGGGCEQTDLIGNVPPHFCGIKLDSP, encoded by the exons ATGCTGCAATCTTCTTGGAGGCGTCTCCTTCATAAGCCGCTCAGCGGAAGGCCACGAGAACAGCCATTTCCAGTCCATGCACATGCACACGCCAcagacagctcagcacaggaaggcaggaagggtCTTTGCATGGCATATTCCAGCAAGGGTTTTACTGTATCCAGCACGCCAGAGGGACCAGAGACAAAAGACCAAACCATGTGGTCTGCAGGACTTCAGTGTGGG GCCATGTCTCCAACACTGGCCTTCATCCTGGCCCTGTTATTCACCCCCAGTGGGTTGAAAGCAGACATGAAAATTGATAAAGATGCGGTCAGGCGGATCCGGGAGCGCGAGGAATTTCTGCATCGGGAGATGACTCGGCTCCTGCGGGAGGTGGATGacaacaattccatcatggaaagcctgctcctttctgtacgacagctgctgtggctgccttggctgaCCATAGCTGGGCAGAAAGGGAATCCAGCAATTGAAAAGAATGAAGCTGAAAGGATGCAAGAGCGCAAGGAGTATCTGCAGCAGGAAATGActcggctcctgcaggagattgatggcaacaattccatcatggaaagctttttcctttgtctatggcagctgctgtggctgcctctgctccctctggccTTCTGGCTGGTCACGAGATGGAagtgtggctctgccagacacagcaCGCAGGAGGAATCCATCAGCAAGATGAATATTGTCAGGGTGAagttcagcagcaaggagaaggtgaGTGAGCATGAGAAGGACAAGGGTGCAGACAGGGGTGGCAGCAttttggctgtgcccagcccattCACCAATGGGCAGATCCAGGACAAGGCgggagggggctgtgagcaaACTGATCTCATTGGGAATGTTCCTCCTCATTTCTGTGGGATCAAATTGGACAGTCCCTAA